The following proteins come from a genomic window of Sphingobium cloacae:
- a CDS encoding O-antigen ligase family protein, with the protein MTPDGRALFLSHDRSGRRQSARGAAVIACLAAGAGALTIVAGATAGRGPALMAFAAAGGTAALWACGNLRLACLWGVGLTAPLGIAKRFHPMPHMGGAGAYSIEIVDFFLVALALFQLRDRMRGEGRLRFPPVAAWWSAMIALGLLSAVVAPMRQLALMETAQMAKSLALFLLLVNELVRVRKFLHLFAALCCGLLLQSAVGILQFAKKGDIGLQMLGEATMTTLEYANKATYMDGGATFRIGGLLGHPNMLAGFIALVAPMLLAMLMTRLSPPRKLAVAGVLGTALLALLLTLSRSGWLSFALAAPIVIFLMLRDRRSRRRAMATAAGTLVLGLAAALAAAPAIVRRFTQSDPGAVDFRWEWMGVAWGMVKDHPLLGVGLNSFVYHLPGRTEYGGAEGLTRTFGANWPVVHDIYLLIWAEQGTIGLACFLAMLATVLLTGLRNARDCADPLLHALSIGAMAGICANMVDGFGSFFLRQMPGARLFWIAAAIIAAARCWQRMNGPRGGAGARP; encoded by the coding sequence ATGACGCCTGACGGGCGCGCGCTTTTCCTGTCCCACGACCGTTCCGGGCGACGACAGTCGGCAAGGGGGGCGGCGGTCATCGCCTGCCTGGCGGCGGGCGCCGGCGCGCTGACGATCGTGGCGGGGGCGACGGCCGGGCGGGGACCCGCGCTGATGGCGTTCGCCGCGGCCGGAGGAACGGCGGCGCTGTGGGCGTGCGGCAATCTGCGCCTCGCCTGCCTGTGGGGCGTGGGCCTCACCGCGCCGCTGGGCATCGCCAAGCGCTTCCACCCCATGCCGCACATGGGCGGCGCGGGCGCCTATTCCATCGAGATCGTCGACTTCTTCCTCGTCGCCCTGGCCCTCTTCCAACTGCGCGACCGGATGCGGGGCGAAGGGCGGCTGCGCTTTCCGCCCGTGGCCGCGTGGTGGAGCGCGATGATCGCGCTGGGCCTGCTGTCCGCCGTCGTCGCGCCGATGCGGCAACTGGCGCTGATGGAGACGGCGCAGATGGCGAAATCGCTCGCCCTGTTCCTGCTGCTGGTGAACGAGCTGGTGCGGGTGCGCAAGTTCCTGCACCTCTTCGCCGCCCTGTGCTGCGGCCTGCTGCTGCAATCGGCGGTCGGCATCCTGCAATTCGCGAAGAAGGGCGACATCGGCCTTCAGATGCTGGGCGAGGCGACGATGACCACGCTCGAATATGCGAACAAGGCCACGTATATGGACGGCGGCGCGACCTTCCGCATCGGCGGGCTGCTGGGCCATCCCAACATGCTGGCGGGGTTTATCGCCCTCGTCGCGCCGATGCTGCTGGCCATGCTGATGACGCGCCTTTCGCCGCCCCGCAAGCTGGCGGTGGCGGGGGTGCTGGGGACGGCGCTGCTGGCATTGCTGCTGACCCTGTCGCGGTCGGGCTGGCTGTCCTTCGCGCTGGCCGCGCCCATCGTCATCTTCCTCATGCTGCGCGACCGGCGGTCGCGGCGGCGCGCGATGGCGACGGCGGCGGGGACGCTCGTGCTGGGCCTGGCCGCCGCGCTGGCGGCCGCGCCCGCCATCGTGCGCCGCTTCACCCAGAGCGATCCCGGCGCGGTCGATTTCCGCTGGGAATGGATGGGCGTCGCCTGGGGCATGGTGAAGGACCATCCGCTGCTGGGCGTGGGCCTCAACAGCTTCGTCTATCATCTGCCCGGACGCACCGAATATGGCGGCGCGGAAGGGCTGACCCGGACCTTCGGCGCGAACTGGCCGGTGGTGCACGACATCTATCTACTCATATGGGCGGAACAGGGCACGATCGGCCTCGCCTGCTTCCTCGCCATGCTGGCGACGGTGCTGCTGACGGGCCTGCGCAATGCGCGGGATTGCGCCGACCCGCTGCTTCACGCGCTCAGCATCGGGGCGATGGCGGGCATCTGCGCCAATATGGTCGACGGCTTCGGCAGCTTCTTCCTGCGCCAGATGCCCGGCGCGCGGCTGTTCTGGATCGCCGCGGCGATCATCGCCGCCGCCCGCTGCTGGCAGCGGATGAACGGACCGCGCGGCGGGGCAGGGGCAAGGCCATGA
- a CDS encoding lipopolysaccharide biosynthesis protein: MSGASLFRNSAALVAGRIALSLLRMVAALCVARLAGAESFGAYALLLGIVALFEWLVDFGQTDIAVRDAARDPDRRDTLLAALSRAKRMQGLAGAAALPLILAVMGYDGPVILAGCAGSVAIGASALLQPARAALRLALRPDRDMAAELAGTAAMLPLLALASLMRAPLPVLIATFALARLAQAALAIHWAPPCRAAAPASARHLARSALPLGVAGLLVVLYDALAPLLLAHLLDLKAVAIYAAAARFIFPILIAVQAINTAFFPVIAHGWRRDPAGMERTQQAALLLSVAVSAPLFAGIHGGADFLMSLMGGDFRSGAPLLRLMAWVLLARAVTTAMSPLIVVAGRQGRAMLLTLASLAAQVVALFVLVPRLGVIGAGVGYLLVELLLGSLAVSWMGQAVSGARIDWRPVAALLAAAALAVRLVDATPLAGSFPGGVAAGTLSLGFILLLARLMRRRMAPVWRDLRRRRSLAGDGA; encoded by the coding sequence ATGAGCGGAGCCAGCCTTTTCCGCAACAGCGCCGCGCTGGTGGCGGGACGCATCGCCCTCTCGCTGCTGCGCATGGTCGCGGCGCTCTGCGTGGCGCGGCTCGCGGGGGCGGAAAGCTTCGGCGCCTATGCCCTGCTGCTCGGCATCGTCGCCCTGTTCGAATGGCTGGTGGATTTCGGCCAGACCGATATCGCGGTGCGGGACGCGGCCCGCGATCCGGACCGGCGCGATACGCTGCTGGCGGCCCTGTCCCGCGCGAAGCGGATGCAGGGGCTGGCCGGGGCGGCGGCGCTGCCGCTGATCCTTGCCGTCATGGGCTATGACGGGCCGGTGATCCTGGCGGGCTGCGCGGGAAGCGTGGCGATCGGGGCGAGCGCCCTGCTGCAACCGGCCCGCGCGGCGCTCCGCCTCGCCCTGCGTCCGGACCGGGACATGGCGGCGGAGCTGGCGGGCACGGCGGCGATGCTGCCGCTGCTGGCGCTGGCGAGCCTGATGCGGGCGCCCCTGCCCGTCCTCATCGCGACCTTCGCGCTGGCGCGGCTGGCGCAGGCCGCGCTGGCGATCCATTGGGCGCCGCCATGCCGCGCCGCAGCGCCCGCATCGGCGCGGCATCTGGCGCGCAGCGCGCTGCCGCTGGGCGTCGCGGGCCTGCTGGTGGTGCTCTATGACGCGCTCGCGCCGCTGTTGCTGGCCCATCTGCTCGATCTCAAGGCCGTCGCGATCTATGCGGCGGCGGCGCGGTTCATCTTTCCCATCCTGATCGCCGTGCAGGCCATCAACACCGCCTTCTTCCCCGTGATCGCCCATGGCTGGCGGCGCGATCCCGCCGGAATGGAGCGGACGCAGCAGGCCGCGCTGCTGCTTTCCGTCGCCGTCTCCGCGCCGCTGTTCGCGGGCATCCATGGCGGGGCGGACTTCCTGATGAGCCTGATGGGCGGCGATTTCCGGAGCGGCGCGCCGCTGCTGCGGCTGATGGCTTGGGTGCTGCTGGCGCGGGCGGTCACCACCGCCATGTCGCCGCTGATCGTCGTCGCGGGGCGGCAGGGGCGGGCCATGCTGCTGACCCTTGCGTCGCTTGCGGCGCAGGTCGTCGCGCTGTTCGTGCTGGTCCCGCGCCTTGGCGTGATCGGCGCGGGCGTCGGCTATCTGCTGGTCGAACTGCTGCTGGGCAGCCTGGCGGTCTCCTGGATGGGACAGGCGGTTTCGGGCGCGCGGATCGACTGGCGGCCGGTCGCCGCCCTGCTGGCCGCAGCGGCGCTGGCGGTCCGGCTCGTCGACGCCACGCCGCTGGCGGGCAGCTTCCCCGGCGGCGTCGCGGCGGGGACGCTTTCGCTGGGCTTCATCCTCCTGCTCGCGCGGCTGATGCGGCGGAGGATGGCGCCGGTCTGGCGGGACCTGCGGCGGCGTCGCAGCCTGGCGGGAGACGGCGCATGA
- a CDS encoding glycosyltransferase family 4 protein: MSPPALPRIAIACPGVGLVQRGFERLFRDLFDEMRGEFPMTLFKGGGDRTAEEVVLPFLARGGRAIRYLPLHRLMGRTPMHAECLTFALAMLPHIATGRHDIVHVIDPPLARVLFHLRRALRLKFRMLYTEGTAMPPADYPPCDHLHQISRATLADAVAKGHPSDHMSLVPCGYRPERFATSLDRRALRARHGIAPDRFVILSVAALNRGHKRTHHLIDEVARMKGDPLLWLDGSLDHGDPDLPDYARTRLGERVRVTHVPSGEVGALFALADVMPHAATFEAFGLALVEAAAAGLPVITHDAPHFRWLLPNPACWIDMRRPGALTALLERLAADPDERARRVMRDHAQARYRWSALRPAYADLYRSLMP; the protein is encoded by the coding sequence ATGAGCCCCCCTGCCCTTCCGCGCATCGCCATCGCCTGTCCCGGCGTCGGGCTGGTCCAGCGCGGGTTCGAGCGCCTGTTCCGCGACCTGTTCGACGAGATGCGCGGCGAATTTCCCATGACCCTGTTCAAGGGCGGGGGCGATCGGACGGCGGAGGAGGTCGTCCTTCCCTTCCTCGCGCGCGGGGGGCGGGCGATCCGCTATCTGCCGCTGCACCGGCTGATGGGGCGCACGCCCATGCATGCTGAATGCCTGACCTTCGCGCTGGCGATGCTGCCGCATATCGCCACAGGCCGCCATGACATCGTTCATGTGATCGACCCGCCGCTGGCGCGTGTCCTGTTCCATCTGCGCCGGGCGCTGAGGCTGAAATTCCGCATGCTCTATACGGAGGGGACGGCGATGCCCCCCGCCGACTATCCCCCCTGCGATCATCTGCACCAGATTTCGCGGGCCACGCTGGCCGACGCCGTGGCGAAGGGGCACCCGTCCGATCATATGAGCCTCGTCCCCTGCGGCTACCGGCCGGAGCGGTTCGCGACATCGCTCGACCGCCGCGCCCTGCGCGCGCGGCACGGCATAGCACCCGACCGCTTCGTCATCCTGTCGGTCGCCGCGCTCAATCGCGGGCACAAGCGGACGCACCATCTGATCGACGAGGTGGCGCGGATGAAGGGCGATCCGCTGCTGTGGCTCGACGGCAGCCTCGACCATGGCGATCCCGACCTGCCGGATTATGCCCGCACGCGGCTGGGGGAAAGGGTGCGGGTCACCCATGTGCCTTCGGGCGAGGTGGGCGCATTGTTCGCGCTGGCCGACGTCATGCCCCACGCCGCGACGTTCGAGGCGTTCGGCCTCGCCCTTGTGGAGGCGGCGGCGGCGGGCCTGCCGGTCATCACCCATGACGCGCCGCATTTCCGCTGGCTGCTCCCCAATCCCGCCTGCTGGATCGACATGCGGCGACCCGGCGCGCTGACGGCGCTGCTGGAGCGGCTGGCCGCCGATCCCGACGAACGCGCCCGCCGCGTGATGCGCGACCATGCGCAGGCCCGCTATCGCTGGTCCGCGCTCCGCCCCGCCTATGCCGATCTCTACCGGAGCCTGATGCCATGA
- a CDS encoding glycosyltransferase family 2 protein yields the protein MTAPRLAIVIVNWNVRDLLRDCLNAIAASEGLEPGEVETIVVDNASADGSAAMVAREFPWVRLIESGGNLGFANGCQLGYEATDAPFVMLLNPDTEADPDAIASMLATIGGDRGIGIVGSRLRNSDGSFQRASGGAFPTLRNLAWNYLFLGLMLPRRCAPPAVYLDDDPPGVRRIDWVSGASLTFRREAVGPRIFHPEFFMFGEDMELCHRVAREGWQVLYSARQTITHHHGQSFARQRSMEVLASVYKGPRFFFRRERGVAARIAYDAILFTGYASRWAIFSLLALVRPGRDYGAMARFSRRYLGAMARTILNERLDLQGKEWAR from the coding sequence ATGACCGCCCCGCGCCTCGCCATCGTCATCGTCAACTGGAATGTGCGCGACCTGCTGCGCGATTGCCTGAACGCCATCGCCGCCAGCGAGGGGCTGGAGCCGGGCGAGGTCGAGACCATCGTCGTCGACAATGCCTCCGCCGACGGCAGCGCGGCGATGGTGGCGCGGGAGTTCCCCTGGGTCCGCCTGATCGAGAGCGGCGGCAATCTGGGCTTCGCGAACGGATGCCAGCTTGGGTACGAAGCGACGGACGCGCCGTTCGTCATGCTGCTCAACCCCGACACGGAGGCGGACCCGGACGCCATCGCGTCGATGCTGGCGACGATCGGCGGCGATCGCGGCATCGGCATCGTGGGATCGCGGCTTCGCAACAGCGACGGCAGCTTCCAGCGCGCATCGGGCGGCGCCTTCCCGACGCTGCGCAACCTGGCGTGGAACTATCTGTTCCTGGGGCTGATGCTGCCCCGACGCTGCGCGCCGCCCGCCGTCTATCTGGACGACGATCCGCCCGGCGTCCGGCGCATCGACTGGGTGTCGGGCGCGTCGCTCACCTTCCGGCGGGAGGCGGTGGGGCCGCGCATCTTCCATCCCGAATTCTTCATGTTCGGCGAGGATATGGAACTGTGCCACCGCGTCGCGCGCGAAGGCTGGCAGGTGCTCTATTCGGCCCGGCAGACGATCACCCATCATCACGGCCAGAGCTTCGCGCGCCAGCGCTCCATGGAGGTGCTGGCCAGCGTCTACAAGGGGCCGCGCTTCTTCTTCCGCCGGGAGCGCGGCGTGGCGGCGCGCATCGCCTATGACGCGATCCTCTTCACCGGCTACGCCAGCCGCTGGGCGATCTTCAGCCTGCTCGCGCTGGTCCGGCCGGGGCGCGACTATGGCGCGATGGCGCGCTTTTCCCGCCGCTATCTGGGCGCGATGGCCCGCACGATCCTCAACGAACGTCTCGATCTCCAAGGAAAGGAATGGGCGCGATGA
- a CDS encoding UDP-glucuronic acid decarboxylase family protein, with protein MNKGVKRILVTGGAGFLGSHLCDRLVADGHEVLCVDNLFTGSKSNLTGLLGRDRFEFMRHDVTIPLYVEVDEIYNLACPASPLQYSINPVQTTKTSVHGAINMLGLAKRTGAKILQASTSEVYGDPDVHPQPEEYWGHVNPIGPRACYDEGKRCAETLFFDYHREGSVRIKVARIFNTYGPRMDPADGRVVSNFIMQALAGQPITIYGDGQQTRSFCYVDDLVDGLVRLMDSGEAVTGPINIGNPGEFTILELAETILQLTGSRSPLVRKPLPMDDPRQRRPDIRRAQADLDWAPSVTLTEGLKRTIDYFAALAAAPEVRRIVAADTMPPAAMGDILLPVARPETPPAVWTR; from the coding sequence ATGAACAAGGGAGTGAAACGAATCCTCGTGACCGGCGGGGCAGGATTCCTGGGGTCGCACCTGTGCGACCGGCTGGTCGCCGACGGGCATGAAGTGCTGTGCGTCGACAATCTCTTCACCGGATCGAAGAGCAACCTCACCGGCCTGCTGGGGCGGGACCGCTTCGAATTCATGCGGCACGACGTCACCATCCCGCTCTATGTCGAGGTGGACGAGATCTACAATCTCGCCTGTCCCGCGTCGCCGCTGCAATACAGCATCAACCCGGTGCAGACGACCAAGACCAGCGTGCATGGCGCGATCAACATGCTGGGCCTCGCCAAGCGCACGGGCGCCAAGATCCTCCAGGCGTCCACCAGCGAGGTCTATGGCGACCCGGATGTCCACCCCCAACCGGAGGAATATTGGGGTCATGTGAACCCCATCGGACCGCGCGCCTGCTATGACGAGGGCAAGCGCTGCGCCGAAACGCTGTTCTTCGACTATCATCGCGAAGGCAGCGTGCGGATCAAGGTCGCCCGCATCTTCAACACCTACGGCCCGCGCATGGACCCGGCGGACGGGCGCGTCGTGTCCAACTTCATCATGCAGGCATTGGCGGGCCAGCCGATCACCATCTATGGCGACGGCCAGCAGACGCGATCCTTCTGCTATGTGGACGATCTGGTCGACGGGCTGGTGCGGCTGATGGACAGCGGCGAAGCGGTCACCGGCCCCATCAACATCGGCAATCCCGGCGAGTTCACCATATTGGAGCTGGCCGAGACGATCCTGCAACTCACCGGATCGCGATCCCCGCTGGTGCGCAAGCCCCTGCCGATGGACGATCCCCGCCAGCGCCGCCCCGACATCCGCCGCGCGCAGGCCGATCTGGACTGGGCGCCATCGGTCACCCTGACAGAGGGGCTGAAGCGGACGATCGACTATTTCGCGGCACTGGCCGCGGCCCCGGAGGTCCGGCGGATCGTGGCGGCGGACACGATGCCGCCGGCCGCGATGGGCGACATCCTCCTTCCCGTGGCGCGGCCCGAAACGCCGCCCGCCGTCTGGACCCGCTGA
- the rfbC gene encoding dTDP-4-dehydrorhamnose 3,5-epimerase, whose amino-acid sequence MDMTVPSLIPAVRRSDARGWFAETYSEAAFDRLGISCRFVQDNHSFSRAAYTLRGLHFQAPPHAQAKLVRCIRGRIFDVAVDIRTGSPSYGQWLGAELSARNGHQLFVPAGFAHGFLTLEEDCEITYKVSDIYAPDCEGGIGWDDPAIAIDWPMPAGIMPYLSPRDAFLPPLSEIATPFFFDGGAPLAQNGVVHGPRQGSGPCVSL is encoded by the coding sequence ATGGACATGACCGTGCCAAGCCTGATCCCGGCGGTCCGGCGGAGCGACGCCCGCGGCTGGTTCGCCGAGACTTATTCGGAGGCCGCCTTCGACCGTCTGGGCATTTCCTGCCGGTTCGTGCAGGACAATCATTCCTTCTCGCGCGCCGCCTACACGCTGCGCGGCCTGCATTTCCAGGCGCCGCCCCACGCGCAGGCGAAACTCGTCCGGTGCATCAGGGGCCGCATCTTCGACGTGGCGGTGGACATCAGGACCGGATCGCCCAGCTACGGACAATGGCTGGGCGCGGAACTGAGCGCGCGCAACGGCCACCAGCTTTTCGTGCCCGCCGGTTTCGCCCACGGCTTCCTGACGCTGGAGGAAGATTGCGAGATCACCTACAAGGTGTCGGACATCTATGCGCCCGATTGCGAAGGCGGGATCGGCTGGGACGACCCCGCCATCGCGATCGACTGGCCGATGCCCGCCGGGATCATGCCCTATCTGTCGCCCAGGGACGCCTTCCTTCCGCCCCTGTCCGAAATCGCGACGCCCTTCTTCTTCGACGGCGGCGCGCCGCTGGCGCAGAACGGCGTCGTGCACGGACCCCGGCAAGGGAGCGGCCCATGCGTATCCTTGTAA
- the rfbB gene encoding dTDP-glucose 4,6-dehydratase, translated as MRILVTGGAGFIGSALIRHLIANSGHEVLNLDKLTYAGTLSTVAGVAANPRYRFVQADICDGAKVAEAMASFRPDIVTHLAAESHVDRSIDGPDAFIRTNIVGTFRMLAAARDYWSALKGEERDRFRFHHISTDEVYGSLGDTGLFTEDTAYDPRSPYSASKAGADHLVSAWGHTYGLPVLITNCSNNYGPYHFPEKLIPLMIVKALAGEALPVYGAGDQVRDWLYVDDHVRALQAVFERGTPGHTYNVGGDSERRNIEVVRAVCAILDRLRPGPDGSHADRIVHVADRPGHDRRYAIDAARIRRELGWEPLESFESGLEKTVRWYLAHEEWWRAIVRDRDSGRRRGLAA; from the coding sequence ATGCGTATCCTTGTAACCGGGGGCGCGGGCTTCATCGGATCGGCGCTCATCCGCCACCTGATCGCGAACAGCGGGCATGAGGTGCTCAATCTCGACAAGCTCACCTATGCCGGGACGCTTTCGACGGTGGCGGGGGTCGCCGCCAATCCGCGATACCGCTTCGTCCAGGCCGATATATGCGACGGCGCGAAGGTGGCGGAGGCGATGGCGTCCTTCCGCCCCGACATCGTCACGCATCTGGCGGCGGAAAGCCATGTCGATCGATCCATCGACGGGCCCGACGCCTTCATCCGCACCAATATCGTCGGCACGTTCCGGATGCTGGCCGCCGCGCGCGATTACTGGAGCGCCCTCAAGGGCGAGGAGCGGGATCGCTTCCGTTTCCATCACATCTCCACGGACGAGGTCTACGGCTCGCTGGGCGATACCGGCCTGTTCACCGAGGACACCGCCTATGATCCGCGCTCGCCCTATTCCGCGTCGAAGGCCGGCGCGGACCATCTGGTGAGCGCATGGGGCCACACCTATGGCCTGCCGGTCCTCATCACCAACTGCTCCAACAATTACGGCCCCTATCATTTCCCGGAGAAGCTGATCCCGCTCATGATCGTCAAGGCGCTCGCGGGGGAAGCGCTGCCGGTCTATGGCGCGGGCGATCAGGTGCGCGACTGGCTGTATGTCGACGATCATGTCCGCGCGTTGCAGGCCGTGTTCGAACGGGGGACGCCGGGGCACACCTATAATGTGGGCGGCGACAGCGAGAGGCGGAATATCGAGGTGGTGCGCGCGGTCTGCGCGATCCTCGACCGGCTGCGGCCCGGGCCGGACGGCAGCCATGCCGACCGGATCGTCCATGTGGCCGACCGTCCGGGGCACGACCGGCGCTACGCCATCGACGCCGCCCGCATCCGGCGCGAGCTGGGCTGGGAACCGCTGGAGAGCTTCGAAAGCGGGCTGGAAAAGACCGTGCGCTGGTATCTGGCCCATGAGGAGTGGTGGCGCGCCATCGTGCGGGACCGCGATTCCGGGCGCCGGCGCGGGCTGGCGGCCTGA
- the rfbD gene encoding dTDP-4-dehydrorhamnose reductase yields MRTILVTGGAGQLGTALRALPLPQGWSIHAADRTTLDLRDSDAIGRFIARGHHAAVINAGAYTDVDGAETDVVEAWRINALAPAALAAACAEAGIPLVHVSTDYVFDGDGDRMRQPHDPVRPLGVYGASKAAGEMAVTTAGGQHAIVRTAWLVSAHGHNFVRTMLRLAAERDSIGVVSDQRGSPTSAADLARALAAIAMGLALDPEAPAGIYHFSNRGAVSWADFARVILAGSAARGGPRARIENIASSAYPMRARRPARSLLCTQAIERDYGIVPRPWEEALDEILDQLMGKKL; encoded by the coding sequence ATGCGGACCATCCTCGTCACCGGCGGCGCGGGGCAGCTGGGCACCGCGCTGCGCGCCCTGCCCCTGCCGCAGGGCTGGTCGATCCATGCGGCGGACCGGACGACGCTCGACCTGCGGGACAGCGACGCGATCGGCCGCTTCATCGCGCGGGGCCACCACGCCGCCGTCATCAATGCGGGCGCCTATACCGACGTGGACGGGGCCGAAACCGACGTGGTGGAAGCATGGCGCATCAATGCCCTGGCCCCCGCCGCGCTGGCGGCGGCCTGCGCGGAGGCGGGCATCCCGCTCGTCCATGTGTCGACCGACTATGTTTTCGACGGCGACGGGGACCGGATGCGCCAGCCGCACGATCCGGTGCGGCCGCTCGGCGTCTATGGCGCTTCGAAGGCGGCGGGGGAAATGGCGGTCACAACGGCCGGGGGGCAGCATGCGATCGTGCGGACGGCGTGGCTCGTCTCCGCCCATGGCCATAATTTCGTGCGGACGATGCTGCGCCTCGCCGCCGAAAGGGACAGCATCGGCGTCGTTTCCGACCAGCGGGGCAGCCCGACCTCCGCCGCCGATCTGGCGCGGGCGCTTGCCGCCATCGCCATGGGGCTGGCGCTCGATCCGGAGGCGCCCGCGGGCATCTATCATTTCAGCAACCGTGGCGCGGTCAGCTGGGCCGATTTCGCCCGCGTCATCCTGGCGGGATCGGCGGCACGCGGCGGTCCCCGCGCAAGGATCGAGAATATCGCTTCGTCCGCCTATCCCATGCGCGCGCGCCGTCCCGCCCGTTCGCTGCTCTGCACGCAGGCGATCGAGCGGGATTACGGCATCGTGCCGCGTCCGTGGGAGGAGGCGCTGGACGAGATATTGGATCAACTGATGGGGAAGAAGCTATGA
- the rfbA gene encoding glucose-1-phosphate thymidylyltransferase RfbA — translation MKGIILAGGSGTRLYPATLAVNKQLLPVYDKPMIYYPLSVLMLAGIRDILLISSPDYLDSYRRLFGDGTTWGLHIHYAEQPRPEGLAQAFLIGADFIGDDPVALVLGDNIFFGAHLTTLLRNAMARTHGATVFSYRVDDPERYGVVELGPDGRALSIEEKPAHPKSNCAVTGLYFYDNRVVDFARRLIPSERGELEISDINRLYMETGDLHVEQMGRGYAWLDTGTHDSLIEASEFVRTVQNRQGIQIACLEEIAYQQGFIDRAQAIARGEAFAKTAYGQAIIMAAQGR, via the coding sequence ATGAAGGGCATCATTCTGGCCGGCGGATCGGGCACGCGGCTCTACCCGGCCACCCTCGCGGTGAACAAGCAGCTGCTGCCCGTCTATGACAAGCCGATGATCTATTATCCGCTGTCCGTGCTCATGCTGGCGGGGATACGCGACATCCTCCTCATCTCCTCGCCGGACTATCTGGACAGCTACCGCCGCCTCTTCGGCGACGGCACGACATGGGGGCTCCACATTCATTATGCCGAACAGCCCAGGCCGGAAGGGCTGGCGCAGGCGTTCCTGATCGGGGCCGACTTCATCGGCGACGATCCGGTCGCGCTGGTCCTGGGCGACAACATCTTCTTCGGCGCGCATCTGACCACGCTGCTGCGCAATGCGATGGCGCGAACGCACGGCGCCACGGTGTTTTCCTACAGGGTCGACGATCCGGAACGCTATGGCGTCGTCGAATTGGGTCCGGACGGCCGCGCGCTCAGCATCGAGGAAAAGCCCGCACATCCCAAGTCGAACTGCGCGGTTACGGGCCTTTATTTCTACGACAATCGGGTCGTCGATTTCGCGCGCCGCCTCATCCCTTCCGAGCGGGGCGAACTGGAGATCAGCGACATCAACCGCCTCTACATGGAAACGGGCGATCTCCATGTCGAGCAGATGGGCCGCGGTTATGCCTGGCTCGACACAGGCACGCATGACAGCCTGATCGAAGCGTCCGAATTCGTCCGCACCGTCCAGAATCGGCAGGGCATCCAGATCGCCTGTCTGGAGGAGATCGCCTATCAGCAAGGATTCATCGACAGGGCGCAGGCCATCGCGCGCGGCGAAGCCTTCGCCAAGACCGCCTATGGCCAAGCCATCATCATGGCCGCCCAGGGTCGATGA